One region of Cytophagia bacterium CHB2 genomic DNA includes:
- a CDS encoding sigma-54-dependent Fis family transcriptional regulator → MQEAPVILIVDDDPHLRESVREILEYHKYACREARDGKEALDILAAEKVDLALLDLQMPRIDGLEVLKRSMIIKPDLPVIMISLHGTIGSAVEATKLGAYDFIEKPLEAERMLLTIRNALHTSRLREQRDHLLAEVKQRYRMIGSDEKIQNVFALIERAATVDSKVLITGESGVGKDLVARAIHYNSSRAEFPFVVMNCSAIPETLIESELFGYKKGAFSGADHDHPGRFQQAHRGTLFFDEIADMSLMMQAKVLRVLEDGAVMMLGSAETRQVDVRLIAATNKDLQQEIENGNFRSDLYYRLNVIPIHVPPLRERKEDIQPLAEYFLEEICRVQGLSQKCFAGNVWPLLQNHQWPGNVRELNNVVERAAVLSFDRIIDAALLREALQAATPQPPAAKSTSREQTLEEARAAFERAFILKKLNEHDWEIIVTAEALGINRTSLWKKMQMLGIKK, encoded by the coding sequence ATGCAAGAAGCGCCCGTCATCCTGATCGTCGATGACGATCCCCACTTGCGCGAGAGCGTGAGGGAAATTCTGGAGTACCACAAATACGCCTGCCGCGAGGCGCGCGACGGGAAGGAGGCGCTCGATATTCTGGCCGCTGAAAAAGTCGATCTCGCGCTGCTGGATTTGCAGATGCCGCGTATCGACGGACTGGAGGTTTTGAAGCGCAGCATGATCATAAAGCCGGATTTGCCGGTAATCATGATCAGCCTGCATGGCACGATTGGCAGCGCCGTGGAGGCCACCAAGCTGGGCGCGTATGATTTCATCGAAAAGCCGCTGGAAGCAGAGCGCATGCTGTTGACCATCCGCAACGCGCTGCACACCAGCCGGCTGCGCGAGCAGCGCGATCACTTGCTGGCCGAAGTCAAGCAGCGTTACCGCATGATTGGCAGCGACGAAAAAATACAAAATGTGTTCGCGCTGATCGAGCGCGCCGCGACAGTTGACAGCAAAGTTCTGATCACCGGCGAAAGCGGAGTGGGCAAGGATTTGGTTGCTCGGGCGATTCACTACAACAGCAGCCGCGCCGAGTTTCCTTTTGTTGTCATGAACTGCTCGGCCATTCCGGAAACCTTGATTGAAAGCGAGTTATTCGGTTACAAGAAAGGCGCGTTCAGCGGCGCGGATCACGATCATCCCGGCAGGTTTCAGCAGGCGCATCGCGGCACGCTGTTCTTTGACGAGATTGCCGATATGAGCCTGATGATGCAGGCCAAAGTGTTGCGCGTGCTCGAAGACGGGGCCGTCATGATGCTGGGCAGTGCGGAGACGCGCCAGGTGGATGTCCGACTCATTGCCGCAACCAACAAAGATTTGCAGCAGGAAATCGAAAACGGCAATTTCCGCAGTGACTTGTATTATCGCCTGAACGTCATTCCCATTCACGTGCCGCCTCTGCGCGAGCGCAAAGAGGATATTCAACCGCTGGCAGAATATTTTTTGGAGGAGATTTGCCGGGTGCAAGGCCTTTCGCAAAAGTGCTTTGCCGGCAATGTCTGGCCGCTGCTGCAAAATCACCAATGGCCGGGCAACGTGCGCGAATTGAATAACGTGGTCGAACGCGCGGCTGTGCTTTCGTTCGATCGGATAATCGATGCCGCCCTCTTGCGCGAAGCATTGCAGGCTGCAACGCCTCAACCGCCAGCAGCAAAATCAACATCCCGCGAACAAACCCTTGAAGAAGCCCGCGCCGCCTTCGAGCGCGCGTTCATTTTGAAAAAGCTAAATGAGCACGATTGGGAAATCATCGTGACCGCCGAAGCGCTCGGCATCAACCGGACATCGTTGTGGAAAAAGATGCAGATGTTGGGGATAAAGAAGTAA